A window of Shewanella mesophila contains these coding sequences:
- a CDS encoding DUF1365 domain-containing protein, giving the protein MSHLPIQASNAVEKSGIYHGQVRHRRFGAIPHAFSYQMYMMGLDLDELPRLVSRSRLFGRNWFNPIRFNEKDYLKNEPGSLKQRIGEKVRALGGDWQQSGRVLMLAQCRCIGVYFSPINFYFCYDQEQECKYMLAEVSNTPWQQRHYYLLRLDGELTVKKAFHVSPFMEMDMTYHWRITPPSNKTMVHIENHKSEKVFDATLALSKRELSAKGLLKTLLATPAMTFKLVAGIYWQALKLYLKRVPFVAHPESDSKT; this is encoded by the coding sequence ATGAGCCATCTCCCCATTCAAGCATCTAATGCTGTAGAAAAAAGTGGTATCTATCACGGTCAAGTTCGGCATCGTCGCTTTGGCGCGATTCCCCATGCCTTTAGTTATCAGATGTATATGATGGGGCTAGATCTCGATGAACTACCAAGGCTAGTTAGCCGCAGTCGACTATTTGGCCGCAATTGGTTTAATCCTATTCGTTTTAATGAAAAAGATTACTTAAAAAATGAACCTGGCAGCCTCAAGCAGCGTATTGGTGAGAAAGTCAGGGCATTAGGTGGTGATTGGCAACAGTCTGGACGGGTACTCATGCTGGCTCAGTGTCGGTGTATTGGGGTTTATTTCAGCCCGATTAACTTCTACTTCTGCTATGACCAAGAGCAAGAGTGCAAGTATATGTTGGCTGAGGTAAGTAACACGCCTTGGCAGCAACGTCACTATTATCTGTTGCGTTTAGATGGTGAGTTGACGGTTAAGAAGGCGTTTCATGTATCGCCCTTTATGGAGATGGATATGACCTATCATTGGCGTATCACGCCGCCGTCTAACAAGACCATGGTGCATATTGAGAACCATAAGAGTGAAAAAGTATTTGATGCAACTTTGGCGTTATCTAAACGCGAATTAAGTGCTAAAGGGTTATTAAAGACACTACTGGCCACTCCCGCAATGACCTTCAAACTGGTCGCAGGGATCTATTGGCAAGCATTGAAGTTATATCTAAAGCGTGTGCCGTTTGTTGCGCACCCAGAATCGGATTCAAAAACATAA
- a CDS encoding nuclear transport factor 2 family protein, translating into MAQALWLQNFIAVYSELSTDNLMSLEKIYHPDIEFVDPIHRVHGLTALLDYFTHLYQQLLSCDFVIEHVLEGEREAAVYWTMTFCHKRLNGAAPISVQGHSRLHSKDNKVVYHRDYLDVGAMLYEHIPLLGGIVSAIKRRAAK; encoded by the coding sequence ATGGCGCAGGCGTTGTGGTTACAAAATTTTATCGCCGTATACAGTGAGTTATCGACTGACAATTTGATGTCGCTGGAGAAGATATACCATCCAGATATTGAGTTTGTCGATCCCATACACAGAGTCCATGGACTGACGGCGCTGCTTGATTATTTTACTCACCTGTATCAGCAACTTCTCAGCTGCGACTTTGTGATTGAACATGTGTTAGAAGGCGAACGGGAAGCCGCGGTTTATTGGACCATGACATTTTGCCACAAGCGGCTAAACGGCGCAGCGCCTATCTCAGTGCAGGGCCATTCTCGCTTACATTCCAAGGACAATAAGGTGGTTTATCACAGAGACTACCTTGATGTTGGCGCTATGCTTTATGAACACATCCCTCTGCTGGGTGGCATAGTGAGCGCAATTAAACGCCGAGCGGCCAAGTGA
- a CDS encoding NAD(P)/FAD-dependent oxidoreductase, whose amino-acid sequence MRRIAVIGSGISGLTCAYLLDKQYDVTVFEKNSYVGGHTATVDITHQNQTYAIDTGFIVFNDRTYPHFNRLLDMLGIVGQPTEMSFSVHNRQTGFEYNGHGLNSLFAQRRNIFRPQFWALIQQILKFNKLCKQAFHEKNITAGHKLGDFLEQHGFSDFFCQHYILPMGAAIWSTSLAEMRQFELKFFIQFFYHHGLLNISDRPQWQVVPGGSRVYVDAILSQLSKPVLTESDIDSVTRGDDGVVVKLANGDGLVFDEVIFACHSDQALALLGDATENEKTVLDGIPYSRNEVVLHTDISLLPKRPLAWASWNYMLDDNFSRPACVTYNMNILQGIKSDTTFCVTLNQSDEIDPDKVLRRFVYHHPVLNDDSVAAQKQRSLICGQRGTHFVGAYWYNGFHEDGVRSALDVTNRFGLTL is encoded by the coding sequence ATGAGACGGATAGCTGTAATTGGGTCGGGTATTTCTGGATTAACCTGCGCTTATCTTCTAGACAAGCAGTATGATGTTACCGTGTTTGAGAAAAATAGCTATGTCGGTGGCCATACTGCAACAGTCGACATTACTCATCAAAACCAAACCTATGCCATTGATACTGGTTTTATTGTATTTAACGATAGAACTTACCCTCATTTTAATCGCCTACTGGATATGCTGGGGATTGTTGGGCAACCGACGGAGATGAGCTTTAGTGTCCATAACCGACAAACGGGTTTTGAATATAATGGTCATGGGTTGAATTCACTCTTCGCTCAGCGTAGAAATATTTTTCGTCCGCAGTTTTGGGCGTTGATCCAGCAGATCCTTAAGTTTAATAAGTTATGTAAACAAGCATTTCACGAGAAAAATATAACAGCAGGTCATAAACTTGGTGATTTCTTAGAACAACATGGGTTCTCTGACTTTTTCTGTCAGCACTATATTCTTCCCATGGGCGCCGCTATTTGGTCGACGAGTCTTGCCGAAATGCGTCAGTTTGAACTTAAGTTTTTTATCCAGTTCTTTTATCACCATGGTTTGCTCAATATTAGCGACCGCCCTCAATGGCAGGTCGTTCCTGGTGGCTCAAGGGTGTATGTCGATGCTATTTTGTCACAGCTTTCAAAACCCGTATTGACTGAGTCTGACATAGACTCGGTTACTCGTGGTGACGATGGCGTTGTTGTTAAGCTAGCCAATGGTGATGGGTTGGTGTTTGATGAGGTGATCTTCGCTTGCCATTCTGATCAGGCGCTAGCGCTTCTGGGTGATGCAACTGAGAATGAAAAAACGGTATTAGACGGTATTCCATACAGCCGCAATGAGGTGGTGCTGCACACAGATATTAGCTTATTGCCTAAACGTCCTCTGGCGTGGGCAAGCTGGAATTATATGTTGGATGACAATTTTAGTCGTCCCGCTTGCGTCACCTACAACATGAATATCCTCCAAGGGATAAAAAGTGATACGACCTTCTGCGTCACCTTAAATCAAAGTGATGAGATCGACCCTGATAAAGTGTTACGTCGCTTTGTCTACCACCATCCAGTGCTTAACGATGACAGTGTCGCAGCACAGAAACAGCGCTCATTAATCTGTGGTCAAAGAGGTACTCACTTTGTTGGCGCCTATTGGTACAACGGTTTCCATGAGGATGGGGTGCGTAGTGCACTCGATGTCACTAATAGATTTGGGCTCACACTATGA
- a CDS encoding SAM-dependent methyltransferase: MEQLVKQNQTLSPREYSVGIGANAKYRTLIIKLLAQLNDASIELIEGDNHNVLGDRNARLCGQIVIHDASFFKDVIQGGSIGAAEAYLDGKWTSPNLTALIQVMARNQSKLDAIESKMAWLSKIKNLFLRRKNINTEQGSKRNILAHYDIGNDLYERFLDSSMLYSCALYSDTATSLSDAQQNKMRTICEKLELKHSDHVIEIGTGWGGLAVYMAQNYACKVTTTTISDAQYEFAKARIEQAGLSDKITLLKKDYRSLEGKYDKLVSIEMIEAVGHEYLSTFFATCSGLLKDDGKMLIQAITIADARYEKYRKSVDFIQKYIFPGGCLPSVAVMSTHLSEQTDMVISDIDDIGLHYARTLNDWRQAFELRWPELVKLGYREEFKRLWLFYFCYCEGAFKERVISTHHIVARKPRFMGQVDETILDY, encoded by the coding sequence ATGGAACAGCTTGTAAAACAAAATCAAACTCTTAGCCCTCGTGAATATTCGGTTGGCATTGGCGCGAATGCCAAATATCGCACCTTGATTATCAAGTTATTAGCCCAGCTTAACGATGCCAGTATTGAGCTTATCGAAGGCGACAATCACAATGTGCTCGGGGATAGAAACGCCCGCCTTTGTGGGCAAATAGTGATACACGACGCGAGCTTTTTTAAAGATGTCATTCAGGGTGGGAGCATAGGTGCGGCAGAAGCGTATCTCGACGGCAAATGGACTAGCCCCAATTTAACCGCTTTGATTCAAGTCATGGCCAGAAACCAGTCTAAGCTCGATGCCATAGAGAGCAAGATGGCATGGTTGTCAAAAATTAAAAACCTCTTCTTAAGACGTAAAAACATCAATACTGAGCAAGGTTCAAAACGTAATATTTTGGCGCATTATGATATCGGCAACGATCTCTATGAGCGTTTTCTCGACTCAAGCATGCTCTATTCCTGCGCGCTATATAGTGATACAGCGACCAGCCTAAGCGATGCTCAGCAAAATAAGATGCGCACTATTTGCGAAAAACTTGAACTTAAGCATAGCGATCATGTGATTGAAATTGGGACTGGATGGGGTGGTCTGGCTGTCTATATGGCGCAAAATTATGCTTGTAAGGTGACGACCACCACGATATCAGATGCTCAGTATGAGTTTGCTAAAGCCCGTATCGAGCAGGCCGGATTGAGCGATAAAATTACCCTGCTTAAAAAGGATTACCGCTCGCTTGAGGGGAAATACGACAAGCTGGTTTCTATTGAGATGATTGAGGCCGTCGGTCATGAGTATCTCAGTACTTTCTTCGCAACTTGTTCGGGACTGCTTAAGGACGATGGGAAAATGCTTATTCAAGCGATCACCATTGCCGATGCACGTTATGAGAAGTATCGCAAGAGTGTCGATTTTATTCAGAAATATATCTTTCCTGGTGGTTGCTTACCCTCTGTTGCGGTAATGAGCACACACTTAAGTGAGCAAACTGATATGGTCATCAGCGATATCGATGATATTGGCTTACATTACGCTAGAACCTTAAATGATTGGCGACAAGCCTTTGAGCTGCGTTGGCCTGAGCTAGTTAAACTTGGTTACAGAGAGGAGTTTAAGCGTCTGTGGTTATTCTATTTTTGTTACTGTGAAGGTGCATTTAAGGAGCGAGTGATAAGCACTCATCACATCGTTGCGAGAAAGCCCCGCTTTATGGGTCAGGTAGATGAAACTATTTTGGATTATTAA
- a CDS encoding SDR family NAD(P)-dependent oxidoreductase, translating into MSIMITGATSGIGKALALSYAKAGHKVIACGRSQQKLDELTQLHLNISTLCFDLTQFDSYPPLPNGIGKLDLLILNAGDCEYIDDPINFDGKLFERVININLISIGYALDVWLKSLRSGGRLVLISSSAQLLALPRAEAYGASKAALSYLAQTLSIDLTKDGIAVTCVHPGFVDTQLTSRNTFAMPMIVSSEQAAQKIIQGIAKGKRDISFPGVFIFLMKCLSWLPFSLWRRLAIRMN; encoded by the coding sequence ATGAGTATTATGATCACCGGTGCCACATCGGGCATAGGTAAAGCGCTCGCACTCTCATACGCAAAAGCGGGCCACAAGGTTATTGCCTGTGGACGTAGCCAGCAAAAGCTCGATGAGTTAACTCAATTGCACCTCAATATTTCAACCTTATGTTTCGACTTAACTCAGTTTGATTCCTACCCACCACTCCCCAACGGCATAGGGAAACTCGATCTGCTTATTTTGAATGCTGGGGATTGCGAATATATAGATGATCCCATTAATTTTGATGGGAAGCTCTTCGAAAGAGTGATCAATATTAATTTAATTTCAATAGGTTATGCTCTTGATGTCTGGCTTAAATCGCTGCGGAGCGGTGGTCGTTTAGTGCTGATTAGCTCTAGCGCCCAGTTATTAGCGTTACCAAGAGCGGAAGCCTATGGCGCTTCAAAAGCGGCGTTGAGCTATTTAGCCCAGACGCTATCAATCGATCTGACTAAGGATGGTATAGCGGTAACTTGTGTACATCCCGGTTTTGTCGATACACAGTTAACGTCACGCAATACCTTTGCCATGCCGATGATCGTCTCATCAGAGCAAGCGGCGCAGAAGATTATTCAAGGGATCGCTAAGGGAAAGCGCGATATTAGCTTTCCAGGGGTCTTTATATTTTTGATGAAATGTTTAAGTTGGCTGCCATTTTCCTTGTGGCGTCGCTTAGCGATAAGGATGAATTAG